A stretch of Chloracidobacterium validum DNA encodes these proteins:
- a CDS encoding acyl-CoA thioesterase, producing MTDVPPTLTPAIRTTMLPRDTNALGTIFGGVILSYIDLAGAIEARRVAVHRYVTVAMREVVFVAPVYVGDTVSFYAQVEKTGRTSITVRVTVDAERMREPNIVVRVTEAEVIYVAMNDDGRPTPIFPETAPPEHPTV from the coding sequence ATGACTGACGTACCTCCCACGCTCACACCGGCAATTCGGACAACCATGCTGCCGCGCGACACCAATGCGCTTGGAACGATTTTCGGCGGCGTCATCCTGAGTTACATTGACCTCGCGGGCGCGATTGAAGCGCGGCGGGTTGCCGTTCACCGCTATGTGACGGTCGCCATGCGCGAAGTCGTGTTTGTCGCGCCGGTTTACGTGGGCGACACCGTCAGCTTTTACGCTCAGGTCGAGAAAACCGGGCGCACGTCCATCACGGTACGGGTCACGGTGGACGCTGAGCGGATGCGCGAACCCAACATCGTCGTGCGCGTGACGGAAGCCGAGGTGATCTATGTTGCCATGAACGACGACGGCCGCCCGACCCCGATTTTTCCTGAAACTGCTCCCCCGGAACATCCAACTGTATGA
- the hpf gene encoding ribosome hibernation-promoting factor, HPF/YfiA family, giving the protein MNLDFTVRHFTLTPAIKKFAREQTKKIAKLLDDRDHIRLHLTMAIEKHRNLAELVLTMGEQVLTGKATTDDMYQSITQATEKLARQVGKLKEKVETKRKTRASVKTVTAAAEDARSAADDSAADPKKPRIIQTRRYAIKPMTPDDAVTSLSPKDQFVVFRNVETDRIGVLYRRPDGNFGLIEP; this is encoded by the coding sequence ATGAACCTTGACTTCACCGTACGGCACTTCACGCTGACGCCGGCCATCAAGAAGTTTGCCCGTGAGCAAACCAAGAAGATTGCCAAGCTGCTCGATGATCGTGACCACATTCGCCTCCACCTGACCATGGCGATTGAAAAGCATCGGAATCTGGCGGAACTCGTCCTGACGATGGGCGAGCAAGTTCTGACCGGCAAGGCCACAACCGACGACATGTACCAGTCGATTACCCAGGCCACCGAAAAGCTGGCCCGCCAGGTCGGGAAACTCAAGGAAAAGGTCGAGACGAAGCGCAAGACACGCGCCAGCGTCAAGACCGTGACGGCGGCTGCCGAAGACGCCCGTTCGGCGGCAGACGACTCGGCGGCCGATCCCAAAAAACCGCGCATCATCCAGACGCGGCGTTACGCCATCAAGCCCATGACGCCGGATGACGCCGTAACCAGCCTGTCACCCAAGGATCAGTTCGTGGTGTTTCGGAATGTCGAAACCGATCGCATCGGGGTGCTCTATCGCCGCCCGGATGGCAACTTTGGGCTGATCGAGCCCTGA
- the cobO gene encoding cob(I)yrinic acid a,c-diamide adenosyltransferase yields the protein MTESTPPTPAARAARRKRTPLVIVNTGNGKGKTTAALGTLMRAVAHGFKVVMLQFIKTTEDPRFGIYGEIQSAAKLGFEILPLGNGFTWDTNNPEQDRQTARQAWEVCKEKLLSPEYDIVALDEITYAFTFGWLTTDEVIETIRNRPAHMHVILTGRDAPPDIVEMADLVTEMREVKHPFTTRRVVAQVGIEF from the coding sequence ATGACCGAATCCACACCACCGACGCCCGCGGCGCGCGCCGCCCGGCGCAAGCGTACGCCGCTCGTCATCGTCAATACCGGAAATGGCAAAGGAAAAACCACGGCTGCCCTGGGGACGCTGATGCGCGCCGTCGCCCACGGTTTCAAGGTCGTGATGCTGCAATTCATCAAGACGACCGAAGACCCGCGCTTCGGCATCTATGGCGAAATCCAAAGCGCCGCGAAGCTTGGTTTCGAGATTTTGCCGCTGGGCAATGGCTTTACCTGGGACACCAACAACCCGGAACAGGACCGCCAGACTGCCCGGCAGGCCTGGGAAGTCTGCAAGGAAAAGCTTCTGTCACCGGAGTACGACATCGTGGCGTTGGATGAAATCACCTACGCCTTTACCTTCGGGTGGCTCACGACCGACGAGGTGATCGAGACCATTAGAAACCGTCCGGCGCACATGCATGTCATTCTTACTGGACGGGACGCTCCGCCGGACATCGTCGAGATGGCCGACCTTGTGACCGAAATGCGCGAGGTCAAACACCCTTTCACGACCCGGCGGGTGGTGGCGCAAGTCGGGATTGAGTTCTGA
- a CDS encoding Fe-Mn family superoxide dismutase — protein sequence MVESRRNFLKATALTTAGMTVGGVFDGLASPADDKLVKASRLTDADGQYALPPLPYDDKALEPVIDEATVRLHHDVHHKAYVDGANKALKQLATARAEGDFNLVKHWSRELAFHGSGHVLHTLYWTSLTPTASGEPKGDLGKAIAQDFGDLAKLKNHLTKATVAVEASGWGVLAYNVLERRLMVLQVEKHQDLTVWGAVPLLVIDVWEHAYYLKYQSKRADYVAAIWDILDWTAAGLRFEAARTVAHAQPG from the coding sequence ATGGTTGAATCTCGACGCAACTTTCTGAAGGCGACGGCGCTGACCACTGCTGGCATGACCGTGGGTGGCGTCTTTGACGGGCTGGCTTCCCCGGCGGATGACAAGCTGGTGAAAGCCAGTCGGCTAACCGACGCCGATGGGCAGTATGCCTTGCCACCGCTTCCTTATGACGACAAGGCGCTCGAGCCGGTGATTGATGAAGCGACGGTGCGCTTGCATCATGACGTGCACCACAAAGCCTACGTGGATGGCGCAAACAAAGCGTTGAAGCAGCTTGCCACGGCCCGCGCCGAGGGGGACTTCAATCTGGTCAAGCACTGGTCGCGTGAGCTGGCCTTTCACGGCTCAGGGCACGTGCTGCACACGCTCTACTGGACGAGCTTGACGCCGACCGCCAGTGGCGAGCCAAAAGGCGACTTGGGCAAAGCCATTGCCCAGGACTTTGGCGACCTGGCCAAACTCAAGAACCATTTGACGAAGGCCACGGTGGCTGTCGAAGCGTCCGGCTGGGGCGTCCTGGCCTACAACGTGCTGGAGCGCCGCCTGATGGTGCTGCAAGTCGAAAAACATCAAGACCTGACGGTGTGGGGCGCAGTTCCACTGCTCGTGATTGATGTTTGGGAACATGCTTACTACTTGAAGTATCAGAGCAAGCGGGCCGATTACGTTGCGGCCATCTGGGATATTCTGGATTGGACGGCGGCCGGGCTGCGGTTTGAAGCTGCCCGGACCGTCGCCCACGCTCAACCAGGCTAG
- a CDS encoding HNH endonuclease, whose translation MSLIIAQRKVLLLNASYEPLGLVSLPRALRMVWQRTAEVLEKDGDRVLRTVRFAFACPSVVRLHEYVNVRKRRRSSGGLRTKVLIRDRYRCQYCNKRGTATDLTLDHIVPRSRGGQSVAENLCACCHECNQRKGDRTPDEARMPLLSNPAALWHDLDLTALHHAAASRPEWRKYLYLDDAAAA comes from the coding sequence GTGAGCTTGATCATTGCGCAACGGAAAGTCCTCTTGCTCAATGCCTCATATGAACCGCTCGGTTTAGTCTCATTGCCACGCGCCCTGCGCATGGTGTGGCAGCGGACGGCCGAGGTCCTGGAAAAGGATGGCGACCGGGTTCTGCGAACCGTACGTTTTGCGTTCGCGTGCCCTTCGGTCGTGCGGTTGCATGAGTATGTCAACGTCCGCAAGCGGCGGCGCTCATCAGGTGGGTTGCGGACGAAAGTGCTCATCCGCGACCGGTATCGGTGTCAGTACTGTAACAAGCGCGGCACGGCGACTGACTTGACGCTTGACCACATCGTGCCACGGTCACGGGGCGGGCAGTCGGTGGCCGAAAATCTCTGCGCTTGCTGTCATGAGTGCAACCAGCGCAAGGGCGACCGGACGCCTGACGAGGCGCGCATGCCGTTGCTGTCGAACCCAGCCGCGCTCTGGCATGACCTGGATTTGACGGCGCTCCATCACGCGGCGGCATCGCGTCCAGAATGGCGGAAGTACCTTTACCTCGATGATGCGGCGGCGGCCTGA
- a CDS encoding universal stress protein — MPTDYTVRKVLIATDGSPASFAAISDLVHAGLPSEGEAVVLSVADRVPLFPPRTPEEILYLEDARLAVPRHWARSAADILRRRFPHWVVREETRAGAPAREILNFADEWSPDLIVLGSHGRSTLGRLFFGSVSRKVMLEAKSAVRIGRRLERPDDAPLRILVGLDETPASEVVMAALAARHFSPDTQVKLTTATGVFEYFSSDILGSSVAVVPSNTVDELRRAAAETATAVQEKLLAAYPDLKVELSREVIEGDPKGVLLDIAEKWPADAILLGTRDLSGAERFFIGSVSSAIVAHAPCTVEIIRRRATEASAD, encoded by the coding sequence ATGCCTACCGATTATACTGTTCGTAAGGTTTTGATAGCGACTGATGGGTCGCCGGCGAGTTTTGCGGCGATCTCGGACTTGGTTCACGCCGGTTTGCCGTCAGAAGGCGAAGCAGTCGTTCTTTCAGTGGCTGATCGCGTGCCGCTTTTCCCACCCCGGACGCCTGAAGAAATCCTCTACTTGGAAGACGCGCGGTTGGCCGTGCCGCGCCACTGGGCGCGGAGCGCGGCCGACATTCTCCGGCGACGCTTCCCGCACTGGGTCGTGCGCGAGGAAACCCGCGCTGGCGCGCCGGCGCGGGAAATTCTCAACTTTGCTGACGAATGGTCGCCGGACTTGATCGTGCTCGGCTCGCATGGGCGTTCGACGCTGGGACGCCTGTTTTTCGGCAGCGTTTCACGCAAGGTCATGCTCGAAGCCAAATCCGCCGTGCGGATTGGCCGGCGCCTGGAGCGCCCCGACGATGCCCCGTTGCGAATCCTTGTGGGCTTGGATGAGACGCCGGCCTCCGAGGTCGTCATGGCCGCGCTTGCCGCGCGTCATTTCTCGCCCGATACGCAGGTCAAACTGACGACGGCCACGGGTGTCTTCGAGTATTTCAGTAGCGATATTCTCGGCAGCAGCGTCGCGGTCGTGCCCTCGAATACCGTTGACGAGTTGCGCCGGGCCGCAGCCGAGACGGCCACGGCGGTACAGGAAAAGCTCCTCGCTGCGTATCCAGACCTGAAGGTTGAGCTGTCGCGTGAGGTGATTGAAGGCGATCCGAAGGGGGTCTTGCTGGACATTGCCGAGAAGTGGCCGGCTGACGCCATTTTGCTGGGCACACGTGACCTCTCCGGCGCGGAACGTTTCTTCATTGGAAGCGTCTCTTCGGCAATTGTGGCGCATGCGCCCTGTACGGTTGAAATCATTCGCCGGCGCGCAACGGAAGCCAGTGCCGATTGA
- a CDS encoding OmpA family protein, which translates to MTLSMIRHVICGLCLSGGLSLAAWHPAAAQQSPPVPRSDVTFRTVTIRYPFDREVRIPMVGTQRFGANVSGEAVVERRSSITKISLTLKRLPRPATVGPMAATYVMWAVTPEGVCDNLGEYRKRQSDTLDGWFGSEISTTTRHRNFSLIVTAEPHYLVTSPSRLVVAANAEVSAGQVFIANNEIDFSGDADVENKIVSPEPPAAGRDPRYPPELLQAQRARDIARYYEGDTVAPQLMAAAGDAFAAAEDLYRRGRRDEAAETADTAIRLAERARRIAVGRLAAERRRRELAEKDDVIADLQDRANQIPGLQAQLENERRLRREVEADRERLRDEYNRTVADKTQGDANTASLREEIRRLRAELDRAQAATREARIKALREELARLFVDARFEARGSVLVLPDGDFISAPNQPMALAPAAMAKLDRLVEFLRLTEAAVRIESYTDNTGTEQYRQDFCRERGQLVLGYLTARGIPTERVQAFAMGNASPRQPNTTPRGRLANRRVELILPPPSDLGGATAAP; encoded by the coding sequence ATGACGCTTTCGATGATTCGCCATGTGATTTGTGGGCTGTGCCTGAGCGGCGGACTGTCCCTGGCCGCCTGGCATCCGGCGGCGGCCCAGCAATCCCCCCCGGTGCCACGTAGCGATGTCACCTTTCGCACGGTGACCATCCGCTACCCGTTTGACCGGGAAGTACGCATCCCCATGGTGGGGACACAGCGGTTTGGGGCTAACGTGAGCGGCGAAGCCGTCGTTGAGCGACGCAGCAGCATCACGAAAATTTCCCTGACGCTCAAGCGGCTGCCGCGCCCGGCGACCGTCGGGCCGATGGCAGCCACCTACGTTATGTGGGCCGTCACGCCGGAGGGGGTTTGCGACAATCTGGGCGAGTATCGCAAGCGGCAAAGCGATACGCTCGATGGCTGGTTTGGTTCGGAAATCAGCACGACGACCCGCCACCGCAACTTCAGCCTGATTGTCACCGCCGAGCCGCACTACTTGGTCACGTCACCGTCGCGCCTGGTCGTGGCTGCCAACGCCGAAGTGTCTGCCGGACAAGTCTTCATTGCCAACAACGAGATTGACTTTTCCGGCGACGCCGATGTGGAAAACAAGATTGTGAGTCCTGAACCACCGGCGGCCGGCCGCGACCCGCGCTATCCACCGGAGTTGTTGCAGGCGCAGCGGGCGCGGGATATTGCGCGTTACTACGAAGGCGACACCGTTGCGCCACAGTTGATGGCTGCGGCCGGGGATGCCTTCGCGGCGGCCGAAGACCTGTACCGCCGCGGCCGCCGCGACGAAGCGGCGGAGACCGCCGACACCGCAATTCGTCTGGCTGAACGGGCGCGTCGTATTGCCGTCGGACGCCTGGCGGCAGAGCGTCGTCGCCGGGAACTGGCCGAAAAAGACGATGTCATCGCCGACTTGCAGGATCGCGCCAACCAGATTCCCGGACTCCAGGCCCAGCTTGAAAACGAACGGCGACTACGCCGCGAAGTCGAAGCCGACCGGGAACGCCTCCGGGATGAGTACAACCGCACGGTGGCGGATAAAACCCAGGGGGATGCCAACACGGCGAGCTTGCGCGAGGAGATTCGCCGACTTCGCGCCGAACTCGATCGGGCACAGGCAGCCACCCGCGAAGCCCGCATCAAGGCACTGCGGGAGGAGTTGGCCCGCCTCTTCGTGGACGCCCGATTTGAAGCGCGGGGGTCGGTGCTCGTGCTTCCAGATGGCGATTTCATCAGCGCCCCCAATCAGCCCATGGCGCTGGCGCCGGCGGCCATGGCCAAGCTCGACCGATTGGTGGAGTTTCTGCGGCTGACCGAAGCGGCCGTACGGATTGAGTCTTACACGGACAACACCGGGACAGAACAGTACCGCCAGGACTTTTGCCGCGAACGCGGCCAGCTCGTGCTGGGCTACCTGACGGCGCGGGGGATTCCAACCGAGCGCGTCCAGGCGTTCGCCATGGGCAATGCCAGTCCGCGCCAGCCGAACACGACGCCACGCGGGCGGCTGGCCAACCGGCGTGTCGAGCTGATCCTGCCGCCGCCTTCCGATCTTGGCGGCGCGACGGCGGCTCCCTGA
- a CDS encoding HEAT repeat domain-containing protein, protein MRVLRMLLVIWLVGGGLSLWLPAFGQDQYLADLTSPDRRTRRRAAAALGDRRLQAAVPALLATLKDDLDVQVRAEAALALGKIKDPTTLPPLMQALREPEADVRRAVLRALLLFYIEEDIEFVFARRRGFDRFNPFLETDEPTMVPVGTVVAPEVLQAIADTMRDDASLENRRSAVRALGVLRGETMVSAMVEALGDPALRDDIFRVLAKFGRSEYGLHVLPYLDDGDANIRQRAIETVGRLRTREAVTPLMARYRAARPGRDESQQTQLLIALARIGDSASESVFTENLAHPSATRRRFAAEGLGRCGAVAQADRISNDRLTEKNESVRLAQAFALYRLGRVDFLLEVVNQLDSLRHGEQAESYLHALAKTADLHPYLRRAGPRGTERMLRALGQVGTRDDLPALQPLLRDGDRRIANAANRAIRQIEARAGAARD, encoded by the coding sequence ATGCGCGTTCTCCGTATGCTGCTGGTAATCTGGCTGGTCGGCGGCGGTTTGAGCCTATGGCTGCCGGCCTTTGGCCAAGACCAGTACTTGGCCGATCTAACGAGTCCTGACCGCCGAACTCGGCGGCGCGCGGCGGCGGCGCTGGGCGACCGGCGCTTGCAGGCGGCCGTCCCGGCACTCCTGGCTACCCTCAAAGACGATCTCGACGTGCAGGTGCGGGCTGAGGCAGCACTTGCGCTTGGAAAAATCAAAGACCCGACAACGCTTCCACCGTTGATGCAGGCGTTGCGCGAACCCGAAGCCGACGTGCGCCGGGCCGTCTTGCGGGCGCTGTTGTTGTTTTACATCGAGGAAGACATCGAGTTCGTGTTTGCGCGGCGGCGGGGCTTTGACCGATTCAATCCTTTTTTGGAAACCGACGAGCCGACAATGGTCCCGGTCGGAACGGTTGTTGCGCCGGAGGTTTTGCAGGCGATTGCCGACACGATGCGAGACGACGCAAGCCTGGAGAACCGACGTTCGGCCGTCCGGGCGCTGGGTGTGTTGCGTGGCGAAACCATGGTCTCGGCGATGGTCGAGGCGCTTGGTGACCCGGCGCTGCGTGATGACATCTTTCGGGTGTTAGCCAAGTTTGGGCGTTCAGAATATGGCTTGCACGTGCTGCCTTACCTGGATGACGGTGACGCCAACATCCGCCAGCGGGCCATTGAAACGGTTGGGCGGTTGCGGACTCGTGAAGCCGTCACGCCGTTGATGGCGCGGTATCGCGCCGCCCGACCGGGGCGCGATGAGAGCCAGCAGACGCAACTGTTGATCGCCCTGGCCCGGATTGGCGACTCGGCGAGCGAGTCTGTCTTTACTGAAAACTTGGCTCACCCAAGCGCGACACGTCGCCGCTTTGCCGCCGAGGGCCTCGGTCGCTGCGGAGCGGTGGCGCAAGCCGACCGGATTTCAAACGACCGCCTGACCGAAAAAAATGAATCGGTGCGGTTGGCGCAGGCGTTTGCGCTGTACCGGCTGGGACGGGTGGACTTCTTGCTGGAAGTGGTCAATCAGCTTGATTCGCTACGTCACGGCGAACAGGCTGAGTCATACCTGCATGCACTGGCCAAAACAGCCGACTTGCATCCCTACCTGCGCCGCGCCGGGCCACGGGGAACGGAGCGGATGCTGCGCGCCCTGGGACAGGTCGGGACGCGCGATGACCTACCGGCGCTACAACCTCTGCTGCGTGACGGCGACCGGCGGATTGCCAACGCTGCCAACCGGGCCATCCGCCAGATCGAAGCGCGGGCCGGGGCGGCACGGGATTGA
- a CDS encoding aldo/keto reductase produces the protein MRYKLLGASGLRVSELCLGAMTFGEAWGTGASKAESRAMFDAYAEVGGNFIDTANFYTKGESETFLGEFIQGDRDRWVIATKYSLDTSGRGEVNASGNHRKNLMQAVEASLRRLQTDYIDLLWLHAWDFTTPIEEVMRGFDDLVRQGKLLYAGISDTPAWIVASANTLATLRGWTPFVGLQIEYSLRERTPERDLLPMAAHFGIGVTAWSPLGGGVLTGKYNTVKESDPPPGRLKATKDRDRELAQLVMTIAEDIGRSPAQVALNWLRQRPQPIIPILGARTLPQLKDNLACLDFSLSSEHLARLTEASAIELGFPHRFLQSETVRQFAFGGALEKIDAR, from the coding sequence ATGCGATACAAACTGCTTGGCGCAAGCGGACTGCGCGTTTCCGAACTCTGCTTGGGCGCGATGACCTTTGGCGAAGCCTGGGGAACCGGGGCCTCCAAGGCGGAAAGTCGAGCCATGTTCGACGCCTATGCCGAAGTCGGTGGCAACTTCATTGACACGGCCAATTTCTACACCAAGGGCGAAAGTGAAACGTTTCTGGGCGAATTCATCCAGGGTGACCGCGACCGCTGGGTCATTGCCACGAAATACAGCCTTGACACCAGTGGGCGAGGGGAGGTCAATGCTTCAGGCAATCACCGCAAGAACCTGATGCAGGCCGTCGAAGCCAGCCTGCGGCGTCTCCAGACCGACTACATTGATTTGTTGTGGCTGCATGCCTGGGATTTCACCACGCCCATCGAAGAGGTCATGCGTGGGTTTGACGACTTGGTGCGGCAGGGCAAGCTGCTGTACGCCGGGATTTCCGACACCCCGGCCTGGATTGTGGCCTCCGCCAATACGTTGGCGACGCTGCGCGGTTGGACGCCGTTTGTGGGCCTGCAAATTGAATACTCGCTGCGCGAACGAACGCCGGAGCGTGACCTGCTTCCCATGGCGGCGCACTTTGGGATTGGCGTCACGGCGTGGAGTCCGCTGGGCGGCGGGGTGCTGACCGGCAAGTACAACACAGTGAAAGAAAGTGATCCCCCGCCGGGGCGACTCAAGGCCACGAAGGACCGCGACCGCGAGCTAGCCCAACTCGTCATGACGATTGCCGAAGACATTGGGCGGTCTCCGGCGCAGGTGGCACTCAACTGGCTGCGCCAGCGCCCCCAGCCCATCATCCCGATTCTGGGCGCGCGCACGCTCCCCCAACTCAAGGACAATCTGGCCTGCCTGGATTTCAGCCTGAGCAGCGAACACCTCGCCCGGCTGACCGAGGCCAGCGCGATCGAGCTGGGCTTTCCACACCGTTTCCTTCAGAGCGAGACCGTCCGGCAGTTTGCGTTTGGCGGCGCGCTCGAAAAGATTGACGCCCGATGA
- a CDS encoding DMT family transporter, whose translation MQQERLIGMACIITAAALWSLGGVGIKSAQTDALAIAGFRSFFALFVLGAVILGQLRHDVAQLRGTLQRRYVWWGGLSYALTMLSFTWANKLTTAANAILLQYTAPVFVALLARPLLDEPITRRDRWAIGGCFFGMAWFFLGKLSLSGLLGNLLAIAAGVGFAGIAVCLRADARTQSPTGGAPPSSLVLIALGNALAALLCAPAMVAAWPALPGPTLGLLAGLGILQIGVAYVFFAMGVSRVSALESTLLAMLEPVLNPIWVAMATGERPAPTAFIGGGIVIGVIIWRQFGKQATA comes from the coding sequence ATGCAGCAAGAACGACTCATCGGCATGGCCTGTATCATCACGGCGGCGGCGCTCTGGAGCTTGGGCGGCGTCGGCATCAAGTCGGCCCAGACGGATGCCCTGGCCATTGCGGGTTTTCGGAGTTTCTTTGCCCTGTTTGTGTTGGGTGCAGTGATACTCGGTCAGCTCCGGCACGATGTGGCGCAGCTCCGTGGGACGCTTCAGCGGCGCTATGTGTGGTGGGGCGGCCTGAGCTACGCCCTGACCATGCTTTCCTTCACTTGGGCAAACAAATTGACAACTGCCGCCAATGCCATCTTGCTGCAATACACGGCGCCGGTGTTTGTGGCCCTGCTGGCGCGACCGTTGCTCGATGAGCCGATCACCCGCCGCGACCGCTGGGCGATTGGTGGCTGCTTCTTTGGGATGGCGTGGTTTTTCCTTGGCAAGCTCAGTCTTTCTGGTTTGCTCGGCAACCTTCTGGCGATTGCCGCCGGCGTTGGCTTTGCCGGTATTGCGGTGTGCCTGCGCGCCGATGCGCGGACGCAATCGCCGACCGGTGGCGCGCCGCCTTCCAGTCTGGTGCTGATTGCGCTGGGGAATGCGCTGGCCGCGTTGCTCTGCGCGCCGGCCATGGTCGCCGCTTGGCCAGCTTTGCCAGGGCCGACGCTGGGGCTGTTGGCCGGGTTGGGCATCTTGCAGATTGGGGTGGCCTATGTGTTTTTCGCCATGGGGGTAAGCCGTGTTTCGGCCCTGGAAAGCACCCTGCTGGCCATGCTGGAGCCGGTTCTCAACCCGATTTGGGTTGCCATGGCGACGGGCGAGCGGCCCGCGCCGACGGCGTTCATCGGTGGCGGCATCGTGATCGGCGTCATCATCTGGCGGCAGTTTGGAAAACAGGCGACGGCTTGA
- a CDS encoding flavodoxin family protein, whose translation MITVVIVYHSGYGHTAAQAEAVLKGVQSVPEVSAQLIRVEDIEAHWATLDGADAIVFGSPTYMGSVSGPFKSFMDASSRRWLQQAWKDKIAAGFTNSGSLSGDKLNTLIQLAVFAAQHGMVWVGQAELPGGRADEAINRIGSMLGAAAQSDHGSGRPAEGDLATAEKFGARVALAAHRWKRGALA comes from the coding sequence ATGATTACAGTTGTGATTGTCTACCATAGTGGTTATGGCCACACCGCTGCCCAGGCTGAAGCGGTTCTCAAGGGCGTCCAAAGCGTGCCGGAGGTTTCGGCTCAACTCATTCGGGTCGAGGACATCGAAGCGCACTGGGCAACGCTGGATGGCGCGGACGCCATTGTGTTCGGCTCGCCGACGTACATGGGGAGCGTTTCTGGGCCGTTCAAGTCGTTCATGGACGCATCGTCGCGGCGCTGGCTCCAGCAGGCGTGGAAAGACAAGATTGCGGCGGGGTTCACCAACTCCGGCAGTCTCAGCGGCGACAAACTCAATACGCTCATTCAGTTGGCCGTATTCGCCGCGCAGCACGGCATGGTGTGGGTTGGGCAGGCGGAACTCCCCGGTGGGCGCGCTGACGAAGCCATCAACCGCATCGGGAGCATGCTGGGCGCGGCGGCGCAGTCCGACCACGGCAGCGGGCGTCCGGCGGAGGGCGACTTGGCTACGGCTGAAAAGTTTGGCGCTCGGGTGGCGCTGGCAGCCCACCGCTGGAAACGGGGCGCGCTGGCTTGA
- a CDS encoding serine hydrolase — protein sequence MAFLRSFACLPRRVCLGVALMTLWGPTEGSVGLAQSSAPVVAPDERPARRTAELTRRLQRRLASFKGKVFCFAKNLDTGETFGYNPDAKVRTASTIKVPIMVEVFAQVAEGKLQWDEKLTVVRRHEYEDGGILFELTPGMQITVRDAMRLMIVVSDNIATNILLDRITTDAVNARLAQMGFDATRSLRKIAGGGESTFRESNLEENKKYGIGVATSREMVKLLEGLERGTIVSPEASREMLAVMKRQQYRDGIGRRLRGVEVANKPGALDHLRSDIGIVYTKQGRIAMAITVEDIPVVDYCSEAEGHLLIADIVDLLLDGLTPARTTLRPATRQ from the coding sequence ATGGCGTTTTTGCGTTCGTTTGCCTGCCTTCCACGGCGGGTTTGTCTTGGCGTCGCTCTCATGACCTTATGGGGACCCACCGAGGGCTCCGTGGGGCTGGCGCAGTCGTCCGCGCCGGTAGTTGCCCCTGATGAGCGTCCCGCGCGCCGGACGGCAGAGCTGACCCGGCGTTTGCAGCGCCGGCTCGCCTCTTTCAAGGGCAAGGTATTCTGCTTTGCCAAAAATCTCGACACCGGGGAAACCTTTGGCTACAACCCCGACGCCAAAGTGCGGACGGCCAGCACCATCAAGGTGCCCATCATGGTGGAGGTCTTTGCTCAGGTAGCGGAAGGCAAGCTGCAGTGGGATGAAAAGCTCACGGTCGTGCGCCGCCACGAGTATGAGGATGGCGGCATTCTGTTCGAGCTGACGCCGGGGATGCAAATTACCGTCCGCGACGCCATGCGGCTGATGATCGTCGTGAGCGACAACATTGCCACGAACATCCTGCTGGACCGCATCACGACCGATGCCGTCAATGCACGGCTCGCCCAGATGGGCTTTGACGCCACGCGCTCACTGCGCAAAATCGCCGGTGGCGGTGAGAGCACCTTTCGGGAAAGCAATCTGGAAGAAAACAAGAAATACGGCATTGGCGTTGCCACGTCGCGGGAGATGGTCAAGCTTCTGGAGGGGTTGGAGCGCGGGACGATTGTCAGCCCGGAAGCTTCGCGCGAAATGCTGGCCGTGATGAAACGCCAGCAATACCGGGACGGCATCGGTCGGCGGCTGCGTGGGGTCGAAGTCGCCAACAAGCCGGGCGCGCTCGACCATTTGCGCAGCGACATCGGCATCGTTTATACGAAGCAGGGACGCATTGCCATGGCGATTACCGTCGAGGATATTCCCGTCGTGGACTACTGTAGCGAAGCCGAAGGCCACCTGCTCATTGCCGACATCGTTGACTTGCTGCTGGACGGACTGACGCCGGCCCGAACCACGCTGCGTCCCGCCACGCGCCAGTGA